The Primulina eburnea isolate SZY01 chromosome 13, ASM2296580v1, whole genome shotgun sequence genome includes a region encoding these proteins:
- the LOC140810827 gene encoding thioredoxin-like 3-3 produces the protein MFLKRRTSPLVLLGIHCGGRIRRPRTRTVAVINYGASWCGVCSQILPTFCELSGKFLKVSFVYADIDECPETTQHIRYTPTFHFYIDGERVDEMFGVGEEHLQDRLWLHS, from the exons ATGTTTTTGAAGCGAAGGACCAGTCCCTTGGTACTTCTTGGTATACATTGCGGCGGAAGAATAAGAAGGCCAAGAACAAGGACTGTG GCAGTAATCAACTACGGTGCATCATG GTGTGGAGTGTGCAGTCAGATTCTTCCTACATTTTGCGAACTGAGTGGCAAATTTCTAAAGGTTTCATTTGTGTATGCTGACATAGATGAGTGCCCTGAAACTACTCAGCATATTCGGTACACGCCCACCTTTCATTTCTACATAGATGGTGAAAGAGTTGATGAGATGTTTGGTGTCGGAGAAGAGCATCTGCAGGATCGCCTCTGGCTGCATTCTTGA